One genomic segment of Drosophila melanogaster chromosome 3L includes these proteins:
- the CG43219 gene encoding uncharacterized protein — protein MEYSNTTGLTHSINENSQNPEQQQPIKTRLPVIGNCYIKIESPTGPQSLALGSQRCLNTPPTTPSSPLREAPQSPSDGHVSSLSSHSGSGCSDILLGE, from the exons ATGGAGTATTCAAACACCACGGGTTTGACTCACAGCATCAATGAGAACTCACAGAAtccggagcagcagcaacccaTTAAAACCAG ACTGCCTGTGATTGGAAACTGCTACATCAAGATTGAATCACCTACCGGACCTCAGTCTTTAGCTTTGGGCAGCCAACGTTGCCTCAATACGCCCCCAACCACGCCCAGCAGCCCGCTGAGGGAAGCGCCCCAGAGTCCGTCGGACGGTCACGTCTCCTCGCTGAGCTCGCACTCCGGATCGGGATGCAGTGACATCCTGCTGGGTGAGTGA